From the genome of Uranotaenia lowii strain MFRU-FL chromosome 1, ASM2978415v1, whole genome shotgun sequence, one region includes:
- the LOC129739050 gene encoding zinc finger protein 76-like has translation MSDSKSQTYKKGPSANQSIKSEPEMLTSIQYQILLKYIRFNPEFLLDPNTYPRTLKLIANDLTSLSESKTEPANPEQVLETFNRWKSQVSGRETASLGNPADRELSRLLAAVQGSLSHSQLTLILQHLEVVGFEGEGLWPTIAVEMRAAKALPNRPEIYWRWAFERWCREARRQYREDQDELSPLQQRYIDYLRDRGEHSDIDTGPDASARKTTGIDALDLVINHCRTCFQTMKIGSPKAYLFERLSTGTTLADKINTCFGTGIDVQERLPKYVCGDCVEKVELSYGLKLQIDRIEDELRHLIAEYNDKENVEESKSRIVEAEPAMEVEIEQEIVSATEEEIGIANEQEIESDIHIPVEETEVHQDDQQQMDELGEEIHPKEEAMEDVEYVDELEEAYEELETESLHEEYIIDDVVEPEDVSKPTYNVQRLSPVPEAPTNQQAPVTDFVKCTQCNLVLRTQELWQKHIACHESERNYECNTCGKRFRSAATLKVHIRTHTDERPYVCEVCARAFRTYSHLKIHRVSHRKDDRPLQCDQCSYSTAVRSSLVIHMRSHAAARPYTCTVCNTGFTTSSNLHKHIRNLHQNLKPFSCELCEKCFTTKEAVQKHLVTHSRTKPYPCPNCSLTYSWYNGLQKHMKSIHPGAPIPKEKAMMNRFGGAGPQSAMSDDGDGKQEK, from the exons ATGTCCGATTCGAAATCACAAACGTATAAAAAAGGTCCATCGGCCAATCAATCTATTAAG TCTGAACCGGAAATGCTAACAAGCATCCAATATCAAATTCTGCTGAAATATATACGCTTCAATCCGGAGTTTTTACTAGACCCAAATACCTACCCTCGTACGCTTAAGCTCATAGCAAATGATCTGACTAGTTTGAGCGAATCAAAGACTGAACCCGCAAACCCGGAACAAGTTTTGGAAACTTTCAACAGATGGAAGTCACAGGTCAGTGGGAGAGAGACAGCTTCGCTAGGGAATCCAGCTGATCGGGAGTTGAGTAGACTGCTGGCGGCCGTTCAGGGTAGCCTGAGCCACAGCCAGTTAACGCTAATCCTGCAACATCTGGAGGTGGTCGGTTTCGAGGGCGAAGGCCTTTGGCCAACGATAGCCGTGGAAATGAGGGCGGCCAAGGCACTTCCGAACCGACCGGAAATCTACTGGCGCTGGGCATTCGAGCGGTGGTGCCGGGAGGCTCGGAGGCAGTACAG GGAAGATCAAGACGAGCTAAGTCCACTACAGCAGCGATACATCGATTACCTACGGGATCGAGGTGAGCATTCCGATATCGATACGGGTCCGGACGCTTCGGCTCGTAAAACGACAGGAATCGATGCACTAGATTTGGTGATCAATCACTGTCGAACCTGTTTTCAGACCATGAAAATTGGAAGTCCGAAGGCGTACCTATTCGAAAGGTTGTCCACCGGAACGACCCTGGCAGACAAGATAAACACGTGCTTCGGTACCGGCATCGATGTGCAGGAACGGTTACCCAAGTATGTGTGCGGAGATTGTGTTGAAAAGGTCGAGCTTTCCTACGGACTGAAGCTGCAGATTGATCGAATAGAAGACGAGTTGAGGCATCTGATAGCCGAGTATAATGATAAAGAGAATGTTGAGGAAAGTAAATCTAGGATAGTTGAAGCGGAACCCGCAATGGAGGTTGAAATTGAGCAGGAAATAGTTTCGGCCACTGAGGAAGAAATCGGAATAGCCAATGAACAAGAAATAGAATCAGATATTCATATTCCTGTAGAAGAGACTGAAGTGCATCAAGATGATCAACAACAAATGGACGAACTTGGTGAAGAGATCCATCCCAAGGAGGAGGCAATGGAAGATGTCGAATATGTAGATGAACTTGAAGAAGCGTATGAAGAGCTCGAGACCGAATCTTTACATGAGGAATATATTATAGACGATGTAGTAGAACCGGAAGACGTTTCTAA gcCCACTTATAATGTACAACGGTTATCGCCGGTCCCAGAAGCCCCCACAAACCAGCAGGCACCAGTTACAGATTTCGTAAAATGTACTCAGTGTAATCTGGTGCTCAGAACACAGGAACTGTGGCAGAAACATATAGCTTGTCACGAATCTGAAAGGAACTACGAGTGCAACACCTGTGGCAAACGATTCCGATCAGCGGCCACACTTAAGGTTCATATTCGAACGCACACAGACGAGCGGCCTTACGTTTGTGAG GTTTGCGCTAGAGCTTTCCGGACCTACAGCCATCTGAAGATACATCGGGTCTCGCATCGGAAAGACGATCGGCCGCTCCAGTGTGATCAGTGTTCCTACAGCACGGCCGTACGCTCATCACTGGTCATTCACATGAGATCACATGCCGCTGCAAGACCGTACACATGTACAGTCTGTAACACCGGGTTTACAACGTCTAGCAATTTACATAAACATATTAGAAATTTGCATCAAAACCTGAAACCCTTTTCG TGTGAGTTGTGTGAAAAGTGCTTTACCACCAAGGAGGCGGTCCAGAAGCATCTGGTAACGCACAGCCGTACGAAACCGTATCCCTGTCCGAACTGTTCGCTCACCTACAGCTGGTATAATGGGCTGCAGAAGCACATGAAATCGATCCACCCGGGAGCACCAATACCGAAGGAGAAGGCCATGATGAATCGGTTTGGCGGTGCTGGTCCGCAATCCGCAATGTCGGATGATGGTGATGGGAAGCAGGAGAAATAa
- the LOC129739058 gene encoding dehydrodolichyl diphosphate synthase complex subunit nus1: protein MLIKFGETPQRDLTPARIVLLLVHLIYGLVEWALENADRLRKGITNLLGKDREQEIAKQPEERQLELQSSLIEYGIRQLTKVPSHLVVILGSEEPADAQQLVKFIFWGMAAGVGHVSFYDHRGILKRNHHEMLSYVSRRPRTDSDQIVWTPQLKTAGGLLPPRNGYRRRIVVSFFCPEDGKGQLATTASNISKSLVTGELRTADQITIELVDRKLQERFHHIPDPDLALYYGTLCTTYGLLPWHIRLTEFIPMEAPSLAETRPTHFLNSLHRYARVQQRFGK, encoded by the exons ATGCTTATCAAATTTGGAGAAACGCCACAACGGGATCTGACGCCGGCACGGATCGTTTTGCTGCTAGTTCACTTGATCTACGGCCTAGTGGAATGGGCTCTTGAAAATGCCGACAGATTGCGGAAAGGGATTACCAATCTTCTAGGCAAAGATCGAGAGCAGGAAATAGCGAAACAGCCCGAGGAGCGACAACTCGAACTGCAGAGCAGTTTGATTGAATATGGAATTCGGCAGCTCACCAAGGTACCCTCGCATCTGGTGGTGATTCTCGGATCGGAAGAACCTGCCGATGCCCAGCAGCTGGTGAAATTCATCTTCTGGGGTATGGCCGCCGGAGTGGGCCACGTTAGCTTCTACGATCATAGAG GAATCCTGAAGCGTAACCACCACGAAATGCTGAGCTACGTGAGCCGCCGGCCTCGCACCGATAGCGATCAGATCGTTTGGACTCCGCAGCTGAAAACCGCGGGCGGATTACTTCCCCCGCGTAACGGATACCGGCGACGGATCGTGGTCAGCTTCTTTTGCCCAGAGGATGGCAAAGGGCAGCTGGCGACGACGGCCTCAAACATCAGCAAATCGCTTGTGACCGGGGAGCTACGGACTGCCGACCAGATCACCATCGAACTGGTGGATCGAAAGCTTCAGGAACGCTTCCACCATATCCCGGACCCGGACCTAGCACTGTACTATGGGACGCTGTGCACCACCTATGGGCTGCTTCCTTGGCACATCAGGCTAACCGAGTTCATACCTATGGAAGCACCTAGTTTAGCGGAAACACGCCCCACTCACTTCCTAAACAGTCTACATCGGTACGCTCGGGTTCAGCAGCGGTTTGGGAAATGA